From Rhopalosiphum padi isolate XX-2018 chromosome 2, ASM2088224v1, whole genome shotgun sequence:
ctaacaacgtaataacaattttatttgataagttTCAATAATATCTGCAGTTACACGTGCGCCAGTGTGCCACTATAAGTTCACAAACATacttatgtatgtaataataaataaaataacttatataaaactagaaaataataattattatattttatcgtgcaATTGATTTAAGAATAAACCATTGAAATCACTTAAAACAATGCAGTCTTTTgcgatgtatttattatttaattataatattcatacatttataaactacAACCTcatcataggcgtgcgcagggGGGATGCCGGGTATGCCATGGCATCCCCTGCGGGTTTGCGGAGttagcttttattttttattttttagttaggagttcataaacgtttttataaacAGAAATCAGTTTAGTAATTTTTGACAGTTCAGGCtacgtattttactttttttttttatcaagtacaTTTCCATTGATAATAGAAGTTGGGATAATCTAACGATATCACCGCGACGCCAGTCACGTAACCGTCGTAACCATGAAGTAAGCTAACCAATAACCATAAAGCAGTCTGATAACTACATCGTTCGAGCGAAaactatcaatattatcaattatcataattgTTATCACAACCGTTTTGTTTGAACCAcggatacaaaatataaactactGACTACTGTCTAGACTCTAGATGAATAGagttgtttaattgttttatattcgcCATCATTCGGCCATTCggtgttatttttcttttacagttttaaatatttcaaatttcaataatattaattatttatacataattgcgttgtaaattataatattagaatacgaATATGAATAGaaaccaaaacaaaaaaatgaaaactatgcatgattttttcaaaccaaaatcattaaaactGTATTCTGGtaagttgatattttatattgtgtgaGCTGTTTCTTTGTTTTAGTTTAAGCTTGTAAACTATGaactaatatctataatttaaattaatttagtcaaCATTGATCCAGATGATCCGGTACCATTTGCAcagaataataaagttattgttGAGCAACCCAAAACGGATCATGATAATTGGTCAAATACTGTTAATGTACCAGTACCACtaggtattttagtattaatacaaCATCAAACAATATTGCCTGTGATCTGTGTTGGATATTTGTGTTGAATATTTCAGTGTCATAATGTGAttgtataaatgaaatatattttataaatatgttcatattataaatatttagttaataactgTTGtatgaattgtaataatattaattagtaggtaattataattagcATTGagtgtattaattgtatattaagtgTTCACTGTTAGattgttacataaatatttatttgcattaataattaattctaacATTTATGTctaaacattgtataataataataattattataacgctATGTGTACtaacagtaataactaataaatacatattgtgaGTATTTTAATCTTTGAATTCACATTTACAATGTATTTTCTTCTAATCTAATTAGATTCACTATGTGACCCTGATGATCCTGTAAACCCAATACCATCTCTTCAGTTAGAACGAAAAGAGCGAATACTTAAAGGGGCATTccaaccaaaattaaaaatgtatcccaGGACACAGTTTGGAAATAGAGCACGGAGTTTCCAAAGTTCCTGGTATGATGATTTTAGCTGGTTAGAATATAGTGTGAAACTTGACAGAGCATTTTGTTTCGTATGTCGGATGTTTAATACAGCTCCAGGGTTAAATGCCGGACAAGTAGACTTTGCTTTTTCACaaaaaggttttaaaaattGGAGTACTTCtactacaaaatttaaaaaacaccaAAATTCAATCTCCCATAATTTTAGCATGACAGCGTATCATAACTTTTCAAATTGTAAACCAATTGATGTTACCTTGGATGAATCTAGATTAGTATCTATTAGTGAAAGAGAAAAGCAGCGTTTGCACAATCGTAACATCATGCATCGATTGATAGATATTACTTTGTGTTTAGCTAAAAGTGGCAAACCATTTAGAGGGCACTTAGAAAAAAGTTCAGATGTGTGTAAgggtttatttttagatattgtggacatttaaaaaaaatatgatttaacttTGCAAAAACATTTGGAAAAAGGGCCGCAAAATGCTAAGTACTTGAGCAACCATATACAAAATGATTTATTGACTTCTATCAACAATGTAATGAAAcgaagtattgaaaaaaaaataaacaatcgcCTCGTCACGATAATGGCCGACGAAACTAGTGACGTGGGACACCATGAACAGATGGCTGTGGCTGTACGCTACTTTGATGAAGATTTATGTAAGCCCGTTGAGCAATTTATTGGTATTCAACGTTTGACTGCAGTAGAtgctaatacaatatttaatagctTAACAAACAAAATTGCGCAGTTAAATATCAATTGGACATCGGTTATAGCTGTATGTTTTGATGGAGCTTCAGCTATGAGTGGAAAATTTAATAGTGTACAGTCTAAAGTCAAAGAAATCAATCCATCTGCAATGTATGTTCACTGCTATGGCCATTGCCTAAATCTGGTATTGGTTGATAGCTTAGGGAATAAAAACCgggttgtttttgatttttttggatGTGTCCAGCTAATTTACAGTTTCATTGAAGGGAGTCCAGTGAGGCATgctgtttttgaaaaaattgttaatgaaaCAAATTCCAGATTGAAAACTCTCAAAACACTTTCAACAACTAGATGGGCATGTCGTGCGGAAGCTGTTACAGCTGTAGAAAAAAACTTTTCTTCTGTTATTCAGTGTCTTGAAGAAATTTCTGAAAACACTAAATATTCAGAGGTGAGGGCTAAAGCAAATGGTCTTATCTGTCAAATGAAAAATTTCAACTTTATTTTTgcattatatatgttaaaacctatattaatacaaatccAAATTGTCAGTGCTCAATTACAAGCACCCAACTTGAATTTATTAGATGCAGTATCTATTGTAAATGCATTGAAAAAATCTATTAGTGAGTTAAGAAACGACGAAGATAACTATTCTAAACTTTATGAAAAAGTTCTTACTGTTTGTAATGGATTTAATATTGAGATACCACCTGTGAAAAATAGGAAGATTGCTACAAAAATTGATGATATGAAAACACAACATACCATCTTGGATAAAAAAAGTGAGATGAAATGTCATGTTTACTTCACTGTATTAGATGATTTGTTTAACGGTCTTGAAAATCGATTTAATCaggaaacattaaatttaattggtgCAATTGGTCGTAGAACTAAAAACTGAAGAATTTGACATTGAATTAATTTCACGGAAGTTTGTACTTAATAGTGACGAATTAGAAGGGAATTAAGACTTCTACGTTCTTTGCCCGATTTTGTAGCAGGACCATCAAACAAAACAATTCATCAGTGGTtagaaaaattatcaattagtaAAAATTTTGTTAATGTAAATAAAGCGTTGAAACTTTTTACTACCATTCCTGTGACAAGTTGCTCTTGCGAAAGAGCTTTTTCCAAATTAAGTttggtaaaaacaaaattaagaagCCGCATGTCGCAAGAAAGATTAGATGCAATGATGTTGATATTTGTAGAACAAGAACTAGCATCAGAAATAAATTATGACGAAGTAATTGATGAATTTAAACATTTGCATCCTTTTGACCGAagattagaattataataaagtattaattaaattagttatgaaatgcaaagtttaaattatatttttacttatattgactataatatatatataatatactataatatatatttaatattattattttactattatactattattttgagAACTTTGTagttatgtaaatgtaatacaataaaaaaaaattctgatttgTGTGTTTTTGAAGggagataataaaaattgagttatttttaaatatattggcaTCCCCTGCGCAAaaagtctgcgcacgcctatgaacCTCATAACGATATAGGttacaatatatcaatatataataatttattatatatttataaatatattatatgaacaataTAAGTACAAGAACAcgcaaataaaatttcaatagacAATTCAGTACTGaatgaatgaaaatattattatacagtgagTTCCGCTTTATGTGATCACATTGGTACAGAATACTGTGATTCTATTAACCGGTTGattccataaaacattttttttattgataagtttatatttaaatgtatgtttaaaattaaattaaaataaaatacatttaaaataaagtaaagaaaCTATCTATTTTTGATTGTGCTTGAGAATCTAccaatttcattttcattttagcctaaaattaaaaattcatgtttaattaatataatttatacatgatttttaattatttaaaattaaataaataataatgtatgtacatagtacctataaagtataaattttggaacaactgaaaattatcgttatttattttaaatagctatatttttgaatagctccttttaactttttcaaaacaattcttgtttctttttagtgaaagtttgaaataccattaaaacgagaagaatgttcttaaaaatgattcaaatatCCATTACTTTGTGATTctaataaaagattaatttaacattagtaacataataataagatctggtttggaattttcaattttgattcaaATAAATGGTTGATTTTATAAACCAGTGATCACATTAACCGGAACTCAatagtcaaaatatatatatgaatattgaatacgtttataaatatagtaactcGCCTAATAACCTATACTTGtcttacttaatataataatatattatacctatgtattttattataattaataagtattataaaaataagcgGTACGAGTagacaatatacaattattataatataatatgtgtacataaaacataaaatgtgcGGAAAATACTTTAAGATCAATATTCGCACTTTATCTCGTATCTTCTATAGGGAttacaaatatatgttttacaaCTAAcctatatgcattaaaaaccaCTCGatcgatattaataaattatagcgaTGTATAGGAACGTCAGTGTGAATCATGAATATTTCTCACATCTGCTGTGGAAATACGTCAAAAAATGTCACCGTCCCACTCTTGTCCGGGAGCGACGTAATCGTTGTCGTCGTCTTCGGCGTCGTCGAGGACATTCGGTACCTCGGTCGTGCTAGTCGCGAGAACTCTGTCTGCAACTTCGGTATCTGGTGCAGGCCAGTGTCGATGGACCTGGTCGTCGGAATGCCTATTACCAGTGATTTCACGATTACTATGGGTGCCGTCGTCATAATAATTGTCGTCCGAGTCCGTCCAGTAGTCATCGCCGTCGCCACCATGATCGTGCAAGATGATCGGCTGCAACAGCGAATAGGATATGGTCGGGTCCGTGCCGGGTCTCGGTATCCACAGGTGGTCGAACTCGGACGTGGGCCGGTGTTGGTGTTGTTCGTTGTCAGTGTACACGATGCGCTGTCGGTATGGATGAATCCGAAACAAGCCCAATAGGTCATAGTGCACTACGCATGCCATCGCCACGAGTAATGCCTATGGAACATATACAAATAGAAATACGCACGAATTAATATGTTTGTGTCAACTATGAGTATATCgtgttgtaattattttatagcaaaGATCAAGATGCGATCCAAATTTTGATTGTTAACGttcattattaattcattactaaaacaaataaagcatttttattgtaatagttCTTTATTTATCTATTCCTCTATGTTAAATATTAGAAACTATCGTCTtacagatttaaattataattgtttatttatttaaaaaacattgattTGTTCCTAGTTAATAcataggtgtatattatatagaggtataaaataatatgtaggcatgatatattagatttacaaaaaattattatttttaacaatccgGAAAGTCGCTCCGCTGTTTATGAGGCACCGAAACTCAAGTGTACTTCGTCCTTAAGTCATTACGGTCACTATAATAGATATGTCAAATAAGAATGATATGATAAATCTTTATGACTTTATGTATGAAATACGAAATAGCGATTCTTAGCGTTAACGGTTGGTCGACagtcaaatattttcatttttttataattttgtttttcttaattACTTTTACAAGTGCTGAAAAATTCTTCAAAGTTCTAAATTTTAACCCTtaaaaaactattgatttttggtaaattagtaaattaataacttgtTAAGAACCTCGCATCAAATGTTTAGTCATAAATGCCTAGCAAAGAAATATTAttggaatttataaaaaaatctaaaaaaaacaaacatttttggtGTCTATTAATGgctcaaaaagagtcaaaatattttgaaaactttaattCGTGTAGGAAATTTGAACATAAGAATAcatgtgaaaattaaaaatattaagtatctatGTTTATTCGTTTCTGAGTTAAATACACGGGCGTCGCCCGAGAGCGTCCTGTTAATCATATCGTACCTTTTTAATAGCCCAACTGGGTTCGCGATATTATTGCTaacaatatttatctttatgGATAAAATGCattgataactaataaataatataccactATAGTccatatatagaaatatataaacaaatgtaaATAAGTTTTACTGAGGATTTTATGTCAATCAAGCCTGATGATGAAAAAAGTAAATCAGTTTATGGATTATCTCGTAGAAAACTATATTGACCCACAGTCAGACGTCCGTCTTCATACATGGGCTTCCATCccaaatttaattcatatttttacacaCCCCATCCGGACATAATATATTCCTTCTtagaaatattaacaaaaattcaaatagacacaaatattttgatacaaacTTCCAATcatatacctaaaaaaattagatcagtcaatgaaaaaaatattatacttattgaagaaaatttacgaaaatataaaactgaACAAATCTCTAGATATGATTATGTGAAAACCATGGCATTGAAAAGTCAACcaaaaaaatagtttcaatattaacccaacattttaaaaatggatgtaagcataaataattaaatgaacttacataataataaacttttataataaatataatattataattaaataaccaaatatttttGGGGTGTAAGCCAGTTCACCTCCTCGTGGTGCACCCTGGGTAACTCTAAATGAACTGTGACGCATTTGGGCTACGTCAAAGTAGTGACCTTTTTCTCTTGGGACGAACTCAGGCGAGACCTTATCCAGGACGTATTCGGAACATTAAATAAGGGACATTTTGGGACGCACCCGGGAGTTGCccaaatacacaaaaaaaaaaaacgattttgcgtaaaattcccgttttccttTAATTCTTTGTTTGtgtttttcccaattattttgaaaatactatgagttttttatttttattgctatataaTCAACATCTATGTTCAATTATCTATCTGTAACAAccttcaaagttgaaaatcgaaaaaatttttaactacTACATATAATGTGTATGTAATTACtacgtatatacacacacaccaaacacaaaatatattattgtaaaatcaatacattcatcgctcagctcagaatctaaaaataataatatcaacaattaaGCATTGGTAGTAAAATCATCTTGTCAACCttttagtgaaaataaataaactgcactgtcataatatatgatatgactCAACTATTACcatctgaattatatttttggaagTCACGATAATCCTCAAGTTCCAATTTACCCATTTCTTATGGATTTCAATTTATGCTCGATATTCATACTTCAAAGTTCTTAGAAAAGTATTCAGCtccaaaataatatgaaattaatattgattgctgtttaaaaaaaaaaccatacaaatTCATAACGAAGAAAATTAATGTTGCAGATATCCATTAAATGTATCACTCAgcactctatataatattatatttcgataGTTCACCCCCAGTTTTATTTCCTTTGTTGTAGCACCAATTTCATCGGTTATAATATGGcggaagaatattttatttttagctttaTAAACGCAcaatgtatatagtttattataatatattgttttcagaATTTCCGAATCATACTTTAATTTCGTTTTAAAGAATAGTTGAATAAAggtaagatttaaatatttatttaaaaattatattttagtattttacattagtattataatactattgttataatttatattaatgtataatatatacctatatatattatacaatcaatGGGCTTTATAAACGATCGACCCATTAAATGTACCGAAATTAGAAAAACGAATTTATTGGATGATTAAAAGTGATTTTTCACTCAATTTATAACCTGTGTGTACTCAATTTtactaatgttattattttgtaaaatttcaataaaatatacaaatatgtattatatatatatatattatataatatgtaaaatagttatatttaatctCCAATAATGTTATTCAAGTCATTATTGAACTTTTAAAAAGTGATAAGTGCACTTATGGATACTCAAAATAATCCTGTGTACAAGGGAGAACAGTCAACTCCTCCCCTAACAGTTtagattttgttaatattatgaaataaatcacACTTATGACTTTAAAATCTTAagctacaatttttaaattaatattaattattgtatacgatataatttgtatgatgTAGAATAACATATTGAACACTTGAAATTTGGGTGTGTCCGTATTCTACGCACAAATTgtacgatttaaaataaactatcaaCTGTGTATAAAGATTCCAACactttatttttcataactacctacaataattaataataaagttacaAAAGTAGAacgagatttaaaattattcaattaaaatataatttatataaatatacatatacggtAGGTAAACATTTATGACCCAggttaatatgatattatgtacctatagtataggtacatatttaatggataattacgtatattgtgtatataaatataaattgaaaattaattaacgtatattattttatatgaataattacgTAGTTGCCAGCTTGTTGATTGGGGTGCATTCCATTTCTaaatcaatgattttaattataaatatatttatcgcataattattatgaagtattattattataataatcgcaATTTACAATGAATCAAATTCAAGTAAAATAGTTGgtctatattgattttaaaacacaaaatacgctctattgatattaaaaaattaattaaaaattaaacatttaatgttaaatatgtaatggcttcatttattagtttattatttaaactattttaaagaagaactttgaaatttaaaactacttaaaataaacaattatgaaaaaacaaatttcataatatttggcgatttataatattaaatttacaatctgtgttaatataatataatgaataaaaaggCTGACATATACGTGATTGAATGGGTTGTCCAAACTCATATACTACTTCAAAGATATTTTTGTCAAATAACCAACattcgtttatttttacttaaaaattttttatttcaatatattttactttatatttcatttattttttccagTAAA
This genomic window contains:
- the LOC132918930 gene encoding zinc finger MYM-type protein 1-like, with the protein product MCTNNSLCDPDDPVNPIPSLQLERKERILKGAFQPKLKMYPRTQFGNRARSFQSSWYDDFSWLEYSVKLDRAFCFVCRMFNTAPGLNAGQVDFAFSQKGFKNWSTSTTKFKKHQNSISHNFSMTAYHNFSNCKPIDVTLDESRLVSISEREKQRLHNRNIMHRLIDITLCLAKSGKPFRGHLEKSSDVWPQNAKYLSNHIQNDLLTSINNVMKRSIEKKINNRLVTIMADETSDVGHHEQMAVAVRYFDEDLCKPVEQFIGIQRLTAVDANTIFNSLTNKIAQLNINWTSVIAVCFDGASAMSGKFNSVQSKVKEINPSAMYVHCYGHCLNLVLVDSLGNKNRVVFDFFGCVQLIYSFIEGSPVRHAVFEKIVNETNSRLKTLKTLSTTRWACRAEAVTAVEKNFSSVIQCLEEISENTKYSEVRAKANGLICQMKNFNFIFALYMLKPILIQIQIVSAQLQAPNLNLLDAVSIVNALKKSISELRNDEDNYSKLYEKVLTEDCYKN
- the LOC132921417 gene encoding uncharacterized protein LOC132921417 gives rise to the protein MISFGIMTALLVAMACVVHYDLLGLFRIHPYRQRIVYTDNEQHQHRPTSEFDHLWIPRPGTDPTISYSLLQPIILHDHGGDGDDYWTDSDDNYYDDGTHSNREITGNRHSDDQVHRHWPAPDTEVADRVLATSTTEVPNVLDDAEDDDNDYVAPGQEWDGDIF